In Sebastes fasciatus isolate fSebFas1 chromosome 8, fSebFas1.pri, whole genome shotgun sequence, the DNA window acaaggcactaggCACCTGACTGGTCGAACATTTTCCCTCgtgagctgctgctcccagctttcaaaccacaACCAACTTGGCGGCTCGTTTGgtaactttcttctcttatatcacgaaaatagttcaccgaaatgtgtttctgaaacattttatgtgggaaataagccacgcagttgctgaatctgtctttattttggatcgacaatgCTCAGTTTAAACCTTTCTTGGGAGCTTCCAGAGGTGGCGAGTCACGTCGGTCgcctgtgatttgcataaagtagcatagacctcaactttatgcaaatgaggagcggtcAACGTGACACCCCGTCTCTCGAGTCGCgctgccacgctaccagaatgtaTTGCATTGCATGCATTCCTTACATAGActatgaatgggaagcgtggaaaggacggaggctgtggacatgtaccataacaAAGTTAATCATATTAACCGCTGtgtcattacaaaaaaagacatttagtgTAAATGCTGCACTCACTGATCCATTCCAGAAAAGAAAAACGTATTTGCTGATTtaattttaaaggtcttattgataacatgtttatgtagacaaataattttttgggaaataatacatccacagagcctttagaaaggtgctgaataaaagtctggcttttcctgaaaaaaattatataattgtGAATTGATCATTTCAAAAatttgacgggtccaaaataAATGCTTTTTTAATCACTGTGGAAGATATCAGATGTTTGGTTCCctcttctaacaaggcttgggAGCCAATAGTTTAACAACGTTGGTGTCACGTGGTGTCTCTGGGTCGTctgttagtgtggaaaaaacagataaatggctgagactGACGTTAAGTTcctggcaacaacttgttgtgaagtaaatgcaatggaacgggggagggagaatgcatcatctagtggctgaatgttatcaatgttatcaattgtacatttttaaaatacatttaagtgTCATCAGATCATAAGATGTTAGATTTCTATCAGATGATTTATTTCTATCATCAGATGTTAGATCTCTCACCTGGAGGATGCTCACAACTTTTTTGGCAAGGAATGGGCCTGGATTGGACGCTTGTGACATGCCCACACCGGTGTAGTCGGCTAAGATGACAATACCGTTCACCTGCGTCTCCTCTGGCTGGATAAGCTTCTCCAGAGTCAGATAAAGGGCCCTCACGTTGTCAACAAACGGATAATCATTTGGTTTCCATTTCCCTGTAAAAGGAGTTGAGTAATCATACATCATATGCAACGCCCGTACTGGAAGAGTTagtcatacagtatgtacttaaagattagaaaaaatACACTGAGTTTGAGGTCGAGTGAATAATGGGAGAGCTAAATGGATAAACAGtaattataaaatgtttaattcattATAAAACTGCTCAATTCAGATACCAACCTGGTCGGAGACAGAGGATGTATCTCCCGTTGGGGTCCGGCTGTGGTAGGACAGTGAGAAAGCCCAGGTCCAGGACGTGTTTCACTGTGGATGGCTTCAGGTCCTGGAACACTTCCGGCCACGCCTTACGGCCTGCGTGGTAGTTaagcagcagctgcagggcCCGGTCATAGTCAAACTTCCTGGCCCGCAGGAAGCGCAGGAGAAAAGCGTCGTCCAGCCGGGTCCTGAGATTGGGCTGTTCCTGACGAGTGAGGCGAAAAAAAATGAGCTCCGCGGATAAAGAGTTGGTAAACATGACGAAAACAGTAAAACAAAGCAGGTGTCGATAAAGGTCAATACATTTATgactcatttttaaagatttacttCTTCACAAGGAACAAATGTGCTTTGGGCTGAGAGTCACAGGCCAGAGAAGTCAGAAGTATTCCAGACAAAGTAACACATTGTATGTTTTGATCTTTTCGTGGGATTTGATAGctataacaaaaacacagaatatcACCAGCCCTACTTTTAAAAAGTTAAGAGACGATCCATCTCTTTAGACCACACATTGTGATTATTTaaggtttttgttttattgtattctagtaattaaaatcattttgatagtgatcattttcattttcattttgtaagTGTATGCATTGTTGGCTTTTGTAAATCAGCCTGCTTGTTTTCTGTTAATTCAATTTCCCACAACTCACATCTTTACAGGAACTTTGCCTGCTTGcgattaaaaacataaatatgtaattaaagaATAAGTATACAAGTTTGAGAATTTGAGTAAGCAATGCCAACCATTTTTGTGGTTATAGGAACAAAATCTTCTAATTTTAGGGATGTTTTCTACTTAACTGCCATGTCctgttttaaaggtacagtgtgtactgtaggatttggcagcatctagtggtgtggttgtagATTGAAACCAACTGGATACCCCtacgctcactcctcccttttcaagactgcggtaacgcgaGCCGCAGAGTAGTTATTGTagacatagttatgaatattatatgccatttctgctaatagatctctcgaaatgttacacacactgttcctttaaatattaCCGGCACATAAACAGGAATGAGACTGTTATGTGTTTGTATGAATACCTTCAGTATCATGTCTCTCAGTGCTTGGACATCCCGTAGACGCCACTCTGGCTTCTCCTGGAGCTCTTCCCGTGCCTTGTGCACCAGCTCAGGGGTCAGGGTGCAGGAATACATGGGTGGAGGGGGTCCAGGGAACCAGCTTTCTCCTGTAGCTGCTGATGGGTCCACTGGAGGAGACCTGAGATCGATTGACTCATGCTGATCGGCGTCCATGGACTGACTGGGTGAAGCTGTttggacagaaacacacaagagagaccagagaggctATGAAAACACTAAAAGACTTCTGGCAGGTGTAcgttacatttactcaagtactgttgaatgcaggacttttacttgcagttaagtattttcacagtgtggtatagACTCCataaccagcactgctcccagtagaccactaacacaccaaaaaactgacaataacctgatattttcaggtggaatttcattcattcattcattctcactgtgcaatatcattttccacttgtgcaattttgttaatagtctgtttattgtcaatactgtatatactgctcctatttttacacttccttctatttaaatgtttcatattttgttacactttgtttagctcttttttaatgtgttagctgatgcatcttgttttttgcactatccccttttgCTGctttacactgcaaatttccccactgtgggactaataaaggaatatcttatatCCCATCttattaatacttttacttctgcaaatgatctgaatacttcttccatcactaCACACACATAGTTTACATCCATTTATACAGTTTTACTTGACCTAGACATCATTCATTGGTAATAAAACGTCCCCTGATACCAGATAATAGTAGGAGAGTTCCCTACAACAGCACAAACGTGAACTGTAAGTGTTTGTTTAGCATTGAGTCAGAGAATCAGACTAGCTAATACATCCTGATGCTGAGCAGAACCGAGGCGACACAACTAAAGTCAGACAAAATAACTGAATACCAACCTGGAGATGCGTTTAACATTAACCGACTAGGACACACATAAACTCCTTTTTATGAGCATCCATTGACAAGAgataaaaatgtcaacaaagaGTCGTGACGACCAGAAACCTGTCAAACATAAACAACCGACCTGTCAGGAAAGTCCTTCTTCCGGGTTGAGAAATGGCGCTCTCTCATTGGTCCAGATGACACCACGTGACGCGCTGTGTGACGCACCGGAGTGGTCTGGTCTGTTGTTATGGCTATGCTGCGTTCAAATGCCTCACGGAAACTAGCCACTcaaacttgaaaaaaaataaagattttgatttaaaaaatagttTTCCGTGGGTGTTTCGTGAGTCTCACGTTTTTATACTTTAAACACTTTCAAAAACGTAATTTTAACAAATGACTCACTGACGTGGCAAGATTTTACTtgctaaaacaaacatttacattcTACGACCCTTTCGTAGTTGCTTTTCACACGGCCTTCAGTGCACATGAACCTCACATGTTGCATGTCATGCTTCTTCATGCACTATTGAATACTAGTTTAAAGTTAGTTTAAAGCATTAGGTCCATTTTAACGACAGCACATGAtggcattaaaataaaaatagactatttatttttatagtaGGCTACAGTAGTTGGTGCATACTGCGTGGAGTTGTATTTCCTGTAGATCTACATAtctttatcatttaaaaaaaatatatatatattatatagttagGTTAAACTAATGTTAACTATATGTACACAGGGTTGATgaggcatatatatatatataattgtggGCAGATTGCATGTATCAATTACACTTGAATACAGTAGATGGCAGAGTTTGTCTTCACATTGCTCAACCTGCATCCATGTCACTATAGGCTACATGTCTCAAGATATATCAGGTATGTTTTCTACttcaaaattcaaaattcatttttaaaaataatactaactaatgtatttatatttatgtacttttttggtgttttggtaagaaaaaaagtaatttacttGGATATCTTTGAGGATGACTTCCATGTCTGAAGCTTCCACTTGTTTTCTAAGCCAAACCTCTGTCATGACTCATGTCAATCTATAGTCGAGTGAGTCTAAATGCAGCACATTTATATTAgctatgtatttattcaacTGGAATATAGAAATAGATCCTTGAAGTGtccaccctctctctccctctcttgaaTCAATGCTATCTATAATGATTTTATGGCACTTTATCAGTCTGAAGCAACATGTTGCATCAGTGAACAAGCAGCCCTGCCACGTTGGACCCCTGTGTTTTCCCTCCAGAGACTCTCCAACATGTCCGATTTCTTTATCATGTTGTCAGAGAATGAGTAATCCCATTAATTCCTCAGAAAATcatagataataaaaaatatggtCTGCAGAAAATGCGATGTAAAAATAGATCTTGAGATTTATTAATTCATCTTCACATTGTAAGGCGAAACATTGCCTGTTTTTGTAAGGCAGTACAGGTTACAAGGCACAATTTATTCCATCAGTTAAACCATGACAAAGTactaaacaaaaaatataatatatattgtttttaaaaaccaATACAACATATTATTGGGAAACTTCCTCGGTGTGTCTGCCTGTGACTTTTATAAAGTGGCACCACAGAGTTCACTATTTGTACCAAGAATCAATTTGACTtttgtaaatatgtattttccAGTACATAAAACAAACCATATATAGTCTTGTCACAGAATGTTTAAAAGCTGGACTTGTTCAAGTGATTTCCTTTAGCTTTGATAAAGTTCCTGACTGAAAGTTGACACAATTTTATCACTAatgaacataaaataaaatactgtgCAACACTAAATAGAAATACGCGACAATGCAAGGCCTGTTGTAACATTCATAAAATACTGACATGATCACGCCACCATGTCTAACATGAGCCTTACTGCACACACTGAGGTCATGCTAAAGGAAGTGATGTTACCCAATAATAAACTACATATATACAACAATGTACGTCTTCCTACGCCTCGATCTTACAGAAGTACAGAATGAGAGGACAGTTTTGATGCTTATAGTTTTTGTCTAGCTTTCGCTGAGCTGTGGAGCTCAACCAAAGCTGCAACAAATACATCcctgaagaaaaacagcaaTCTGCAAGGGACAACTTTGcaattatattctatatatttattatttcagtcaAGTTGACAGCTTCAATGCTGATTATGTATAAACTTAACATATAAAGACCCTGGTTTAACACCGTAAAAAAGCTGAAGGAATCAGGGTTCAGAGGATTGTTAGATGGCCTCTTGCTTTGTAATAATAGGCTGAGGGATGGAGGTGGGCTGCTTGGGCACGGTGGCTATGACCCCCTGAGCCAGTATATAGTGTTCTGAGCTGGAGGCAGTAGGCGGAGACGGGATCGGAGTTTCAGGAGTGGCTGAAAAGTAGAACACAAAAGGAACAGGAGTGAGTTTAGAGGGAGAAACATAAGCGTGGTGTATATTTACCATTCTGTGGTATAACATGTCTTGGGGGCAAAAACAGTTTTCGGATGAGGAATAAGCACTTTTGTGAAATTTCTCAGAGCATTAAACATGTTTAGAAAGAATAACAGACGTTCTCTTTGACGAAATAAGCCAGATTAGTTGCCATAAAGAATTTAGAGGATTATTCTGCCAAGCCTGTTTGTCCTTCCAGCTACCTGACTAGGCTGCACATGGAGCTGGGTGAGGGAGGTTTGACCGTCTCTGTTAATGATTTCAATTCACTTAGATTAATCTTTCTGATCAAACTTGGATGGTCAACAAATATTGCAGTTCTTCTACTGtatgtcaatgaaaaaaaactcaatgtttaaagctacagtagggagaatatttttggcatcattgggccataataacctttcagcatattgtaattcaagtgtttgtaGAGATAACTACACTcatcctcatggctctgttttcaggctttaaaaaaatctagccccgtgacgggagactttggccaatcacaggtcatttcagagagagagcgttcctattggctgttcattcaacggaggcagctgtcagtccatcgcgaactccgatcaaacggtcaacataggcagcgctgatcaaatgtgaattaatattctgtcactgtaatacctatttctcacctcaaatgttgtcagaatcatcttgtactgtactgtttagatgtaaaatgagaaagtgtgctccggctggtgggcggtgcttggtatttccacaACTTATcttaacatggctgccaggtcacaaactttctcattttacagctaaacagtacacaacaacatgtttctgaaaacatttgaggcaagaaataggcattacagtaacagaatattgattcatattt includes these proteins:
- the ttpal gene encoding alpha-tocopherol transfer protein-like isoform X2 — encoded protein: MDADQHESIDLRSPPVDPSAATGESWFPGPPPPMYSCTLTPELVHKAREELQEKPEWRLRDVQALRDMILKEQPNLRTRLDDAFLLRFLRARKFDYDRALQLLLNYHAGRKAWPEVFQDLKPSTVKHVLDLGFLTVLPQPDPNGRYILCLRPGKWKPNDYPFVDNVRALYLTLEKLIQPEETQVNGIVILADYTGVGMSQASNPGPFLAKKVVSILQDGFPIRIKAVNIINEPRIFKGIFAIIKPFLKEKMAERYILHGSDLRSLHGNIPRTVLPEEYGGTAGQLDLHSWSRVLLDCEEEFIVEFCQPDPLEGVVLPDSMLYEGQQASGQDDDTFRALRSQLYYCY
- the ttpal gene encoding alpha-tocopherol transfer protein-like isoform X1 — protein: MLNASPASPSQSMDADQHESIDLRSPPVDPSAATGESWFPGPPPPMYSCTLTPELVHKAREELQEKPEWRLRDVQALRDMILKEQPNLRTRLDDAFLLRFLRARKFDYDRALQLLLNYHAGRKAWPEVFQDLKPSTVKHVLDLGFLTVLPQPDPNGRYILCLRPGKWKPNDYPFVDNVRALYLTLEKLIQPEETQVNGIVILADYTGVGMSQASNPGPFLAKKVVSILQDGFPIRIKAVNIINEPRIFKGIFAIIKPFLKEKMAERYILHGSDLRSLHGNIPRTVLPEEYGGTAGQLDLHSWSRVLLDCEEEFIVEFCQPDPLEGVVLPDSMLYEGQQASGQDDDTFRALRSQLYYCY